The Peribacillus sp. FSL E2-0218 genome contains a region encoding:
- a CDS encoding GNAT family N-acetyltransferase — MNTWDEVDLRRYKPEYLPWLKAFELPKEQEKFTALPTKMLEITKERHPIVILHNNEPVGFFVLHSSDRVKDYTNNRKAMLLTALSINHSKQGRGFANKGMRKIQSFVDQQFPECNEIILAVNHKNVPAQKLYEKVGFKDTGTRKIGRIGEQYIYTFIIK; from the coding sequence ATGAATACATGGGATGAGGTAGATTTACGGAGATATAAACCAGAATACCTGCCATGGTTAAAAGCATTTGAATTGCCAAAAGAACAAGAAAAATTCACCGCACTACCAACCAAGATGCTGGAAATAACGAAAGAGAGACATCCGATAGTAATCTTACATAATAATGAACCAGTGGGTTTTTTCGTATTACATTCAAGTGATAGGGTAAAAGATTATACCAATAACCGGAAAGCCATGTTATTAACTGCCCTGTCCATAAATCACTCCAAACAAGGCAGAGGATTTGCCAATAAAGGGATGAGAAAAATACAGAGCTTTGTCGATCAACAATTCCCAGAGTGCAATGAAATCATTTTAGCAGTAAACCATAAAAATGTTCCTGCCCAGAAGTTATATGAAAAAGTTGGTTTTAAGGATACGGGTACAAGGAAGATAGGCAGGATCGGAGAGCAATACATATATACCTTCATTATTAAATGA
- a CDS encoding glyoxalase/bleomycin resistance/dioxygenase family protein, producing the protein MITHFADLELTTVSLEGVKQCYANRLQLPIIYESNDFIRFQLTSFTTLSFRETYESVPPAHFAFQVPYSKFDEVAAFVQQSGLLILKQELGQYIDETNGRKNLYFRDGDGHLLEIIAHDFIKEDVINTTGKLRTLYIREIGFPVDNVPTFRDWLKKDFGMKTVNESDLFNFVISGTAHAIVVSKQRPWIPIAMKALPPKMVVTFGTPELEFIKNLSKNMDNSLLKEKKLLITKDDYTFWIEHTPDFTASLAESLNLPNVSSG; encoded by the coding sequence TTGATTACTCATTTCGCGGATTTAGAATTAACAACAGTATCTTTAGAAGGCGTAAAACAATGCTACGCTAACAGACTGCAGCTCCCCATCATCTATGAATCCAATGATTTCATTCGGTTTCAGCTTACGTCATTTACGACTTTAAGTTTTAGAGAGACCTATGAATCGGTTCCTCCAGCGCACTTTGCTTTTCAAGTCCCGTATTCAAAGTTTGATGAAGTGGCAGCTTTCGTTCAACAATCTGGATTATTGATTTTAAAACAAGAACTGGGCCAGTATATTGACGAAACAAATGGGAGGAAAAATCTATATTTCCGTGATGGAGATGGTCACCTTCTTGAAATTATTGCACATGATTTTATTAAAGAGGACGTAATAAACACTACTGGCAAGTTAAGGACACTTTATATAAGAGAGATAGGCTTTCCTGTTGATAACGTCCCAACTTTTCGTGATTGGCTGAAAAAGGATTTTGGCATGAAAACAGTAAACGAATCAGATCTATTCAATTTTGTAATCAGTGGAACGGCACATGCAATAGTTGTTTCAAAACAGAGACCTTGGATCCCCATTGCCATGAAGGCATTGCCGCCAAAGATGGTGGTGACATTTGGTACACCCGAGCTAGAGTTTATTAAAAACCTCTCAAAAAACATGGACAACTCTCTTTTGAAAGAAAAGAAGCTACTTATAACGAAGGATGATTATACTTTTTGGATTGAGCACACTCCTGATTTTACAGCTTCTTTGGCAGAAAGTTTAAATTTACCTAACGTTTCATCAGGTTAA
- a CDS encoding DUF402 domain-containing protein, with protein sequence MLKRKYGNRLDWKRVLERKYAQAFLDTKQYKGYITLLHAIKVAEPLFAMYEEKKICIVDDGYMWLQQFPLEKNHSVTTMYDDKGKIVQWYIDVCLRNGVEHDIPYLDDLFLDLILLPSGEVIQKDADELEAALLSGMIDISLYDAAWNEGKLLTHLINNGSFELLELSHYHKGLLINELK encoded by the coding sequence ATGCTTAAACGAAAATATGGAAACCGATTAGATTGGAAACGTGTCTTGGAGAGAAAGTATGCACAAGCGTTTCTTGATACTAAACAATATAAGGGCTATATCACTTTATTGCATGCAATTAAAGTGGCTGAACCATTATTCGCCATGTACGAAGAAAAGAAAATTTGTATTGTAGATGATGGCTATATGTGGCTTCAACAATTTCCCTTGGAAAAAAACCATTCAGTGACAACAATGTATGATGATAAAGGAAAGATAGTGCAATGGTATATTGATGTTTGCCTGAGGAATGGAGTAGAGCATGATATTCCCTATTTGGATGATTTATTTTTAGATCTCATTTTACTGCCTTCTGGAGAAGTCATACAAAAGGATGCCGATGAGTTAGAAGCGGCATTATTAAGTGGAATGATTGATATATCTCTTTACGATGCTGCTTGGAATGAAGGGAAGCTCCTTACTCATCTAATAAATAACGGCAGCTTTGAATTGCTTGAGCTATCCCACTATCATAAGGGGTTATTAATTAATGAATTAAAGTGA